In a genomic window of bacterium:
- the nadD gene encoding nicotinate-nucleotide adenylyltransferase translates to MRVGLLGGTFDPPHNAHLQAAVVALQTIPLAEVWFLITGNPPHKNIAVHTPATFRQEMLAAALQSYPNFKICTIELETSGPHYTVNTLKSLQLRFPENEFHFLLGSDSYQQFSTWRDPEQILTLTTLHVFERPNHPILTKENVSILPVQPLNISSTMIRERIKMGLPIDGLVPDSVLTLIRACNFYRT, encoded by the coding sequence ATGAGAGTCGGACTGTTAGGTGGAACCTTTGATCCCCCTCACAATGCCCATCTCCAAGCGGCAGTGGTCGCTTTACAAACCATTCCGTTAGCAGAAGTCTGGTTCTTGATAACTGGCAATCCTCCCCACAAAAACATCGCTGTGCACACCCCCGCCACGTTTCGACAGGAGATGTTGGCAGCGGCACTTCAGAGTTATCCAAACTTCAAAATATGTACCATTGAACTCGAGACATCTGGTCCCCATTATACAGTCAATACATTGAAATCATTGCAGTTACGATTTCCAGAGAACGAATTTCATTTTCTCCTTGGTTCTGATTCGTATCAGCAATTTTCCACTTGGCGAGATCCCGAGCAAATTCTTACTCTAACAACACTTCACGTCTTCGAACGCCCCAATCATCCAATATTAACAAAAGAGAATGTATCAATTCTTCCGGTACAACCACTGAATATTTCATCGACTATGATTCGGGAACGGATAAAGATGGGATTACCGATTGACGGTTTAGTTCCCGATTCAGTGCTTACTCTCATTCGAGCTTGCAACTTTTATCGTACTTAA